From Cellulomonas fimi ATCC 484, a single genomic window includes:
- a CDS encoding type II toxin-antitoxin system death-on-curing family toxin: MIYLTAEELLAVARRVVGDLVVRDVGLIESAAARPRTQIGGADAYPDLLAKAAALLHSLTRNRALVDGNTRLALAGTIVFLGVNGTRLTATNDEAYDLIMDVAAGRVDDVESIRARLLRLTGAW, encoded by the coding sequence ATGATCTACCTCACCGCCGAGGAGCTCCTTGCTGTCGCGCGACGGGTCGTCGGCGACCTCGTGGTCCGAGACGTCGGTCTGATCGAGTCCGCCGCAGCCCGTCCCCGGACTCAGATCGGCGGTGCCGACGCGTATCCGGACCTCCTCGCCAAGGCAGCGGCACTCCTGCACTCGCTGACTCGCAACCGCGCCCTGGTGGACGGGAACACGCGACTGGCGCTTGCCGGCACCATCGTGTTCCTCGGCGTCAACGGAACACGGCTGACCGCGACGAACGACGAGGCGTACGACCTCATCATGGACGTCGCGGCCGGCCGCGTGGACGACGTCGAGAGCATTCGCGCCCGCCTCCTCCGGCTCACCGGAGCCTGGTGA
- a CDS encoding SDR family NAD(P)-dependent oxidoreductase, which yields MTTDTPIPVPRAALVTGAGRGIGRGVALGLARAGWAVALVGRTRAHLDDVADEARATGARVTVAAGDLVDPTAVEDVVARVETAFEDLGGVGLLVNNAGVIERAEVPFDEDDVEDAWRVVETNVRGPMLVTHAVLPAMLARGGGRVLNVNSGAGVNASRAYTGYGISKGALARLTTLLDAQYRERGLRVLDLAPGVVATDMTGAMPVHDDRTEWTPVEDVAELVRAFGDGELDAWSGRFVRAGADTVASLRAATADALRTDARRLRLSTWGPDDPLA from the coding sequence ATGACCACGGACACGCCGATCCCCGTCCCGCGCGCCGCGCTCGTCACCGGTGCCGGACGCGGCATCGGCCGGGGAGTCGCGCTCGGCCTGGCCCGGGCCGGGTGGGCGGTCGCGCTCGTCGGCCGCACGCGCGCGCACCTGGACGACGTCGCCGACGAGGCCCGCGCGACCGGCGCCCGCGTGACCGTCGCCGCCGGCGACCTGGTCGACCCCACCGCGGTCGAGGACGTCGTCGCGCGCGTCGAGACGGCGTTCGAGGACCTCGGCGGCGTGGGTCTGCTCGTCAACAACGCGGGCGTCATCGAGCGCGCGGAGGTCCCGTTCGACGAGGACGACGTCGAGGACGCGTGGCGCGTGGTCGAGACCAACGTGCGCGGCCCGATGCTCGTCACGCACGCGGTGCTGCCGGCCATGCTGGCGCGCGGCGGCGGGCGCGTGCTCAACGTGAACTCGGGCGCCGGGGTCAACGCGAGCCGGGCGTACACCGGGTACGGCATCAGCAAGGGCGCGCTGGCGCGGCTGACCACGCTCCTCGACGCGCAGTACCGCGAGCGCGGGCTGCGCGTGCTCGACCTGGCCCCCGGGGTCGTCGCCACGGACATGACGGGCGCGATGCCCGTGCACGACGACCGCACCGAGTGGACGCCCGTCGAGGACGTCGCGGAGCTCGTGCGGGCCTTCGGCGACGGCGAGCTCGACGCGTGGAGCGGCCGGTTCGTGCGCGCCGGGGCCGACACCGTCGCGTCGCTGCGCGCGGCGACGGCGGACGCGCTGCGGACCGACGCGCGGCGGCTGCGGCTGAGCACGTGGGGGCCGGACGACCCGCTCGCGTGA
- a CDS encoding DsbA family protein, producing MTPDVSPERHVYGPVDAPVTILEFGDLECPYCRAAGPVLREVVDSSGGLARLVWRHFPLFELHPYALTAALATEAAAAVGRFWDLHAVLLEHQDRLTEPDLRRYARDLGLDPGTVAGDAVQAYAPAIQADYAAAVERGVRGTPTILVDGVVQPGRARVDTLLAAVRAAGARAGG from the coding sequence ATGACGCCTGACGTCTCACCCGAGCGGCACGTGTACGGACCCGTCGACGCTCCCGTCACGATCCTGGAGTTCGGCGACCTGGAGTGCCCGTACTGCCGGGCCGCGGGCCCGGTGCTGCGCGAGGTCGTCGACTCCTCCGGCGGGCTCGCGCGGCTCGTCTGGCGGCACTTCCCGCTGTTCGAGCTGCACCCCTACGCGCTGACCGCCGCGCTCGCGACCGAGGCCGCGGCGGCGGTCGGCCGGTTCTGGGACCTGCACGCGGTGCTGCTGGAGCACCAGGACCGCCTGACCGAGCCGGACCTGCGCCGCTACGCCCGCGACCTCGGCCTCGACCCGGGCACGGTCGCGGGCGACGCGGTGCAGGCGTACGCGCCGGCGATCCAGGCGGACTACGCCGCGGCCGTCGAGCGCGGCGTGCGGGGGACGCCGACGATCCTGGTCGACGGCGTCGTGCAGCCTGGCCGGGCCCGCGTCGACACCCTTCTCGCGGCCGTGCGAGCAGCGGGAGCGCGCGCCGGCGGGTGA
- a CDS encoding NAD-dependent epimerase/dehydratase family protein: protein MKVVVVGASGNAGTALLRRLHGDPTVTSVVGVARRTPRTTPPPPYDVASWVSVDVGARGPDDEVVAALARAFAGADAVVHLAWAIQPSHDRQRLADVNVTGTRRVLEAAVRAGVPHVVAASSVGAYSPAPDDVPRAEGWATDGIRSSQYSVDKAAQERLLDEYDESHPDLAVARLRPALIFQRAAGYEITRLFLGPFVPERVLGGKVPVLPWPAGVRLQAVHADDVAEAYREAVVRQVRGAFNVAAPQVLRGEDVARVVGGEGTPVREVPVPVVRAAMATAWHARALPVGPGWLDMAVNAPVLDTTRAERELGWRASWSAVDAVRDVVEGMVDGAGTASPPLLPRDLPRRR, encoded by the coding sequence ATGAAGGTCGTCGTGGTGGGCGCGAGCGGCAACGCGGGCACGGCGCTGCTGCGCCGGCTGCACGGCGACCCGACGGTGACGTCCGTCGTCGGGGTGGCCCGGCGCACGCCGCGCACGACACCGCCGCCGCCGTACGACGTCGCGTCGTGGGTGTCGGTCGACGTGGGGGCGCGCGGCCCGGACGACGAGGTCGTCGCCGCGCTCGCCCGGGCGTTCGCGGGCGCCGACGCGGTCGTCCACCTCGCGTGGGCGATCCAGCCCAGCCACGACCGGCAGCGCCTGGCCGACGTGAACGTCACCGGCACGCGCCGTGTCCTCGAGGCGGCCGTCCGTGCGGGCGTCCCGCACGTCGTCGCGGCGTCGTCCGTGGGCGCGTACTCGCCCGCGCCGGACGACGTGCCGCGCGCGGAGGGGTGGGCGACGGACGGGATCCGCAGCTCGCAGTACAGCGTCGACAAGGCCGCGCAGGAGCGGCTGCTCGACGAGTACGACGAGTCGCACCCGGACCTCGCCGTCGCCCGGCTGCGCCCCGCGCTCATCTTCCAGCGCGCCGCCGGGTACGAGATCACGCGGCTGTTCCTCGGGCCGTTCGTGCCCGAGCGGGTGCTCGGCGGGAAGGTGCCTGTGCTGCCGTGGCCCGCGGGCGTGCGGCTGCAGGCCGTGCACGCGGACGACGTCGCCGAGGCGTACCGGGAGGCGGTCGTGCGTCAGGTGCGCGGCGCGTTCAACGTCGCGGCGCCGCAGGTGCTGCGCGGCGAGGACGTGGCGCGGGTCGTCGGGGGCGAGGGCACACCGGTGCGCGAGGTGCCCGTGCCGGTCGTGCGCGCGGCCATGGCGACCGCGTGGCACGCGCGCGCCCTGCCCGTCGGACCGGGCTGGCTCGACATGGCGGTGAACGCGCCCGTGCTCGACACGACGCGCGCGGAGCGTGAGCTCGGGTGGCGCGCGTCCTGGTCGGCCGTCGACGCCGTGCGCGACGTCGTCGAGGGCATGGTCGACGGCGCCGGCACCGCGAGCCCGCCGCTGCTCCCGCGGGACCTGCCCCGCCGCCGCTGA
- a CDS encoding zinc-dependent alcohol dehydrogenase — translation MRALTWQGREKVSVETVADPTIQDPTDAVVRVTSTAICGSDLHLYGFLGAYLERGDILGHEAMGVVEAVGAGVQNLRVGDRVVVPFGIACGTCFMCRRGLQSQCETTQVHEQDKGAALFGYTSLYGSVPGGQAQYLRVPQAHYGPVVVPDDGEPDERYLYLSDVLPTAWQAVEYADVPAGGTVVVVGLGPIGQMSARIARHRGAARVIGLDLVPERLAMAQRHGIDVIDVGSTDDVLGAVRDLTDGRGADSAIDAVGMEAHGSPLAAGAQRAAVVLPDAVARPFMEKAGIDRLAALRTAIETVRRGGTVSVSGVYGGAVDPFPLMDIFDRQLTFRFGQANVRRWTDTLLPLASDPADPLGVLDLRTHRVPLEDAPAAYAMFQKKEDGCIKVVLDPGA, via the coding sequence GTGCGGGCCCTCACCTGGCAGGGCCGCGAGAAGGTGTCGGTCGAGACGGTGGCCGACCCGACGATCCAGGACCCGACGGACGCGGTCGTGCGCGTCACGTCGACGGCGATCTGCGGCTCGGACCTGCACCTGTACGGCTTCCTCGGCGCCTACCTGGAGCGCGGCGACATCCTCGGGCACGAGGCCATGGGTGTGGTCGAGGCGGTCGGTGCGGGCGTGCAGAACCTGCGCGTCGGCGACCGGGTCGTGGTGCCGTTCGGGATCGCGTGCGGCACGTGCTTCATGTGCCGGCGCGGCCTGCAGTCGCAGTGCGAGACGACGCAGGTGCACGAGCAGGACAAGGGTGCCGCGCTGTTCGGGTACACGTCGCTGTACGGCAGCGTGCCGGGCGGGCAGGCGCAGTACCTGCGCGTCCCGCAGGCGCACTACGGGCCGGTGGTCGTGCCGGACGACGGCGAGCCTGACGAGCGGTACCTGTACCTGTCGGACGTGCTGCCGACGGCGTGGCAGGCGGTCGAGTACGCCGACGTCCCGGCCGGCGGAACGGTGGTCGTCGTGGGCCTGGGGCCGATCGGCCAGATGTCGGCGCGGATCGCGCGGCACCGCGGCGCGGCTCGGGTGATCGGGCTCGACCTGGTGCCCGAGCGGCTCGCGATGGCGCAGCGGCACGGGATCGACGTGATCGACGTCGGCAGCACGGACGACGTGCTCGGTGCGGTCCGGGACCTCACCGACGGGCGCGGTGCGGACTCCGCGATCGACGCGGTCGGCATGGAGGCGCACGGCTCGCCGCTCGCGGCGGGTGCGCAGCGGGCCGCGGTCGTGCTGCCCGACGCCGTGGCGCGGCCGTTCATGGAGAAGGCCGGCATCGACCGGCTGGCGGCGCTGCGGACCGCGATCGAGACCGTGCGGCGCGGGGGGACGGTGTCCGTGTCGGGCGTGTACGGCGGCGCGGTCGACCCGTTCCCGCTCATGGACATCTTCGACCGCCAGCTCACGTTCCGGTTCGGCCAGGCGAACGTGCGGCGGTGGACGGACACGCTGCTGCCGCTCGCCTCCGACCCGGCGGACCCGCTCGGGGTGCTCGACCTGCGCACGCACCGGGTCCCGCTCGAGGACGCGCCTGCGGCCTACGCGATGTTCCAGAAGAAGGAGGACGGCTGCATCAAGGTCGTCCTGGACCCCGGAGCCTGA
- a CDS encoding SRPBCC domain-containing protein, producing MDTSPLRLEYTVPCPPGVAFDLWVQEIGRWWHPDYSPDPHGFRGATIEPWIGGQVLLQDERLGAVPVGTVTEVDPPHRLVHTSVLGVDEQHPTTVTVSFAPLPDGGTLVAFEHGGWTPQNVSSREKFAEWPRILDRYAALATERHG from the coding sequence ATGGACACCTCGCCGCTGCGCCTCGAGTACACCGTCCCGTGCCCGCCCGGGGTGGCGTTCGACCTGTGGGTGCAGGAGATCGGGCGCTGGTGGCACCCGGACTACTCGCCGGACCCGCACGGGTTCCGCGGGGCGACGATCGAGCCGTGGATCGGAGGCCAGGTGCTGCTCCAGGACGAGCGCCTCGGCGCGGTCCCGGTGGGGACGGTCACCGAGGTCGACCCGCCGCACCGGCTCGTGCACACGTCCGTGCTCGGCGTCGACGAGCAGCACCCGACGACGGTGACCGTGTCGTTCGCGCCGCTCCCCGACGGCGGGACGCTCGTCGCGTTCGAGCACGGCGGCTGGACGCCGCAGAACGTGTCGTCACGCGAGAAGTTCGCCGAGTGGCCGCGGATCCTCGACCGGTACGCGGCTCTCGCGACGGAGCGGCACGGCTGA